Proteins encoded within one genomic window of Gigantopelta aegis isolate Gae_Host chromosome 2, Gae_host_genome, whole genome shotgun sequence:
- the LOC121384701 gene encoding uncharacterized protein LOC121384701 — MGTLFECLREARLEKYYPAFRANGIIRSEMLSRLTLDDCMALGITSLDDKRRVIELINIIKSVHSASRSHVSATSRLRSDNPSTSSAARRNVEPRQRNTSPSQHTQSSGGSSRPLEVTRDVVVNDRTPHFSATSYIDLLQLLSESSDSASSDDSVHSGYKPTRKNTNRSNISMPPVRVKRAAVQRIKHDRGYNYGVPQATSKGKSNCGTAKSSSDDRIRVCVRKRPLTRKEVKGHDPDIVEADDATVVIVNEPKQAVDLTAFTLQHEFVFDEVFGETCTNEDVYLRAARPLINCLFNGSNATCFAYGQTGAGKTYTMMGSAEIPGLYLLAARDIFSIMLSGQYGTELCLWVSFFEIYCGQLFDLLNRRQRLHAREDGSQRVCIAGLMETKAKDVAGLIEVLDYGNSVRSKGATGVNPDSSRSHAILQMEIRDTSDRKLGRISFIDLAGSERAADVTDTDRQTRMEGAEINQSLLALKECIRSIDQESRHKPFRQSKLTHILKDSFIGNSRMCMIANISPTYVACENTLNTLRYADRVKELKRHTSSKGPTTRQAMNLLMNIPITAPSIFHPSSVPSTSTPMRPSARSNTTRQHTFEDSLLEQSTSPVRGHNVRRKTARSQPQQTTFHVSPPRTVTPARTKSASSSSHSVPQDVSVPVRKTPVSKANITAAPVTAHQVSSPSGSDRTDSESCNLTLPKNAPNPVESAPVTAVSAPSTDSEFDFPTSDFNEAEGLNDLNKSDPPRTTAQTTMSTPVGQGYTNAAVPRSDLSGMVVTEPSQRIQQGIHGASIQDGLVLKPFESDCSRTGSNNQKEVVPAMKKPKRSNSPGRRLPSLHLVQAGVAGIPAESVPSQVSSTPYAIPQTEATPLAGSVDDDMLFDAPPPSRAPGLGGTIATTLEERNHLGIIPAALPASSSDLTQFTQRPRVAPPTDMEGILLTPRQAEVIVPNVAGDAAATTASSSSAVATEISASLAVSQYGGIYTSAHSSHARPTVEFYLSPSTVLTESLPMVDILPELPAELVTPSPVEDRRGTESKTPSPIHQSLSKDGRPCRQRHTSASSPAESSDDSFEAVRTSVSDSGQGPYKVSTQVNRVDLHKGKSDPILALHMQKKKHTLPDPQEFLKYLSRGATPKSGSSPSISSPMSGILTKPDSQSEMGSHLSPNKTEPFEPLAHDQEKEKPVDYNVPPGLHTGAPDRNTQYYGNRQFSGGDTVMADISETRSVPHTQSVSHVKTKSGMTVAAMIDRSQADARRFARSPTMSDQSRRHSQANNNSVFVQKDKPNILVVPNEMGNVKDAALAVDSEMALKNVHVTVSSYVVRNNNSPYGGKSTNAAIVTEKLATGSVFSPIHPQPLTSAVVSKTVASSLDVIQPKPVHTTASLSLTGRQERTVRKASLEEKPDYRSELISAHEDQLATVTSLCKQEMKLLLGAKAGNRSFEEYLKRVNDLLSQKLLVMQRLQTQITSYCEEKGIPAFSANISQSSSGRTSISQSASRSSSIDQLTSRSVNVSHSALSQRAQR; from the exons ATGGGTACCTTGTTCGAATGTCTGCGTGAAGCCCGACTGGAAAAATACTACCCTGCTTTCCGAGCTAATGGCATCATCCGGTCAGAAATGTTGTCAAGACTTACTCTGGATGACTGTATGGCGCTGGGCATTACTTCTCTTGACGACAAGAGACGTGTGATCGAACTGATAAACATCATCAAATCGGTGCACTCTGCCAGCCGATCCCATGTATCTGCGACCAGCAGACTGAGATCTGACAACCCTTCTACGTCAAGTGCTGCTCGACGAAATGTTGAACCGAGACAACGCAATACAAGTCCATCACAACACACGCAATCTTCGGGAGGAAGTTCTCGTCCCCTTGAAGTGACAAGAGATGTGGTTGTTAATGACAGGACTCCACATTTTTCAGCCACATCTTACATTGATCTGCTTCAGTTACTGAGTGAAAGTAGTGACAGTGCCTCGTCGGATGATTCTGTTCATTCAGGCTACAAACCGACCCGAAAGAACACAAACCGATCTAACATAAGCATGCCACCTGTTCGTGTCAAAAGGGCAGCTGTGCAAAGGATAAAACATGACAGGGGCTATAACTATGGCGTTCCGCAAGCTACGTCCAAAGGGAAGTCTAACTGTGGTACTGCAAAGTCCAGCAGTGATGATAGAATTAGAGTCTGTGTTCGAAAACGACCTTTGACACGTAAAGAGGTCAAGGGTCATGACCCGGACATTGTCGAGGCAGATGATGCAACAGTTGTGATTGTTAATGAACCAAAACAAGCAGTGGATCTTACAGCATTTACTCTTCAG catGAATTTGTGTTTGACGAGGTTTTTGGTGAGACATGTACTAACGAGGATGTATATCTCAGGGCTGCACGACCTCTTATCAACTGTCTTTTTAATGG aTCGAATGCTACTTGTTTTGCTTATGGCCAGACTGGTGCTGGTAAGACTTACACTATGATGGGTTCAGCCGAAATCCCAGGTTTGTACCTGTTGGCTGCACGAGATATCTTCTCCATTATGCTGTCGGGACAATATGGCACTGAGCTCTGTTTGTGGGTCAGTTTCTTCGAAATCTACTGCGGACAGCTCTTTGATCTACTCAATAGACGACAAAG ACTGCATGCACGGGAGGATGGGTCTCAGAGAGTGTGTATAGCTGGACTCATGGAAACAAAAGCAAAGGATGTGGCAGGATTAATTGAG GTTCTAGACTATGGGAATTCGGTGAGGAGCAAGGGAGCAACAGGAGTTAACCCGGATTCTTCACGGTCTCACGCCATACTTCAGATGGAGATCAGAGACACTTCAGACAGGAAACTGGGCAG GATTTCCTTCATCGACCTGGCGGGCAGTGAGCGAGCGGCGGATGTGACAGACACTGACCGGCAGACAAGAATGGAAGGAGCCGAGATCAACCAGAGTCTTCTGGCT CTGAAGGAGTGCATTCGTTCTATCGATCAAGAAAGTCGACACAAGCCTTTCCGACAGAGTAAGCTTACTCACATCCTCAAGGACTCGTTTATTGGGAATTCACGAATGTGTATGATAGCCAACATATCTCCTACATACGTGGCTTGTGAGAACACACTTAATACTCTACGTTATGCTGATCG agttaAAGAACTGAAGCGACATACTTCATCAAAGGGTCCGACAACAAGACAAGCAATGAACCTTCTGATGAACATCCCTATCACAGCACCCTCGATTTTCCACCCGTCCAGTGTCCCATCCACCTCCACACCCATGAGACCTTCTGCCAGGTCCAACACGACCAGACAACACACCTTCGAAGACAGCCTTCTGGAACAGTCCACTTCACCAGTCAGGGGACACAACGTCCGGAGGAAGACCGCTCGATCTCAGCCGCAGCAAACCACTTTTCATGTGTCACCTCCACGAACAGTAACTCCTGCAAGGACAAAGTCGGCATCTTCTTCTTCTCATTCAGTTCCACAAGACGTTTCTGTGCCAGTACGGAAGACTCCAGTCAGCAAGGCTAACATTACTGCTGCTCCTGTGACAGCTCATCAGGTGTCATCTCCAAGCGGTTCTGACCGAACAGATTCCGAGTCGTGTAATCTGACACTGCCTAAGAATGCTCCCAATCCAGTGGAGAGCGCACCAGTCACTGCTGTCAGTGCTCCATCAACTGATTCAGAGTTTGACTTTCCAACCTCAGACTTCAACGAAGCTGAGGGTCTAAACGATCTCAACAAGAGTGATCCACCTCGGACAACTGCCCAGACCACCATGTCTACACCGGTAGGTCAAGGTTACACAAATGCAGCCGTACCTCGTTCTGACCTTTCAGGAATGGTTGTTACAGAACCATCACAAAGAATTCAACAAGGAATTCATGGTGCAAGCATTCAGGATGGACTAGTCTTGAAGCCATTTGAAAGTGATTGCAGCAGAACTGGCTCTAATAACCAGAAGGAAGTAGTCCCGGCGATGAAGAAACCTAAGAGAAGTAACTCACCGGGCAGAAGACTTCCTTCTCTGCATCTTGTTCAGGCGGGCGTGGCTGGTATTCCTGCCGAGTCAGTCCCTTCACAAGTGAGCTCCACACCGTATGCGATTCCTCAAACTGAAGCAACACCTCTCGCGGGCAGTGTTGATGATGACATGTTGTTTGATGCTCCACCTCCCTCCAGAGCACCAGGGTTGGGTGGGACCATCGCAACCACACTGGAAGAGAGGAATCACTTGGGCATCATCCCAGCAGCTCTTCCAGCCTCCAGCAGTGACCTGACACAGTTCACTCAGAGGCCAAGGGTCGCACCTCCCACAGACATGGAAGGGATCTTGTTGACTCCTCGGCAAGCTGAGGTAATTGTTCCTAATGTGGCAGGagatgctgctgctactactgcttcttcttcttctgctgtTGCCACTGAGATCTCAGCATCACTAGCCGTGTCACAGTATGGAGGAATATACACATCGGCACATTCTAGTCATGCCAGGCCAACTGTAGAGTTTTATTTGTCGCCCAGCACTGTTCTCACTGAGAGTCTGCCAATGGTGGATATTCTGCCCGAGTTGCCTGCAGAGCTGGTTACCCCGAGTCCTGTGGAGGACAGACGGGGAACAGAGTCTAAAACACCGTCACCAATTCATCAGTCTCTGTCCAAAGATGGCCGACCTTGCAGGCAGAGACACACATCGGCTTCCTCACCAGCAGAGTCCAGTGACGACTCCTTTGAGGCTGTCAGGACCTCAGTGTCTGATTCAGGACAGGGTCCTTACAAAGTGAGCACTCAGGTGAACAGAGTTGACCTGCACAAGGGAAAGAGTGACCCCATCTTGGCACTGCACATGCAGAAGAAGAAACACACTCTTCCAGATCCACAGGAATTCCTGAAGTATCTCTCCAGAGGGGCAACACCCAAGTCTGGATCATCGCCAAGCATTTCTAGTCCAATGTCTGGCATCCTTACTAAACCTGACAGCCAGTCAGAGATGGGCTCTCATTTGTCTCCAAATAAAACAGAACCTTTTGAACCACTAGCACACGATCAGGAAAAGGAGAAACCTGTGGACTATAATGTCCCGCCTGGACTACACACTGGTGCACCTGATAGAAATACTCAGTACTATGGTAATCGACAGTTTAGCGGTGGTGACACAGTGATGGCTGATATATCCGAGACTCGCAGTGTTCCTCATACTCAGTCTGTGTCTCACGTGAAGACAAAGAGTGGCATGACAGTTGCTGCTATGATAGACCGGAGTCAGGCCGATGCACGTCGGTTTGCCCGCAGTCCGACAATGTCAGATCAGTCTCGCAGACACTCTCAGGCAAACAATAACAGTGTTTTCGTACAAAAGGACAAACCAAATATCCTTGTTGTGCCAAATGAAATGGGTAACGTAAAGGATGCTGCATTGGCAGTAGATTCTGAAATGGCATTAAAGAACGTTCATGTCACTGTGAGTAGTTATGTTGTACGCAACAATAATTCCCCGTACGGAGGGAAGTCGACAAACGCGGCCATAGTGACAGAGAAACTTGCCACGGGCTCTGTGTTTTCTCCCATCCATCCACAGCCGCTGACGTCTGCCGTCGTCTCGAAGACTGTGGCGAGCAGTCTGGATGTGATACAGCCCAAACCTGTGCATACCACAGCCAGCTTGTCACTGACAGGGAGACAAGAGAGGACTGTGCGTAAAGCATCTCTAGAGGAAAAACCCGACTACAG ATCTGAACTGATTTCTGCTCATGAGGATCAACTAGCAACAGTTACCTCCCTTTGTAAGCAGGAGATGAAGCTACTTCTAGGAGCAAAGGCTGGGAATAGG